The Tamandua tetradactyla isolate mTamTet1 chromosome 23, mTamTet1.pri, whole genome shotgun sequence genome includes a window with the following:
- the CDIPT gene encoding CDP-diacylglycerol--inositol 3-phosphatidyltransferase has protein sequence MPGENIFLFVPNLIGYARIVFAIVSFYFMPCCPLTASSFYLLSGLLDAFDGHAARTLNQGTRFGAMLDMLTDRCSTMCLLVNLALLYPRATLLFQLSMSLDVASHWLHLHSSVVRGSESHKMIDLSGNPVLRIYYTSRPALFVLCAGNELFYCLLYLFNFSEGPLVGSVGLFRMGLWITAPIAMLKSIISVIHLITAARNMAALDAADRAKKK, from the exons ATGCCGGGCGAAAATATCTTCCTGTTCGTGCCTAACCTTATCG GTTATGCCCGGATCGTCTTCGCCAtcgtttctttttactttatgccCTGCTGCCCCCTCACGGCCTCCTCCTTCTACCTGCTCAGCGGACTGCTGGACGCTTTCGATGGACACGCCGCTCGAACCCTTAATCAAG GCACCCGGTTTGGGGCCATGCTGGACATGCTGACGGACCGCTGCTCTACCATGTGCCTGCTGGTCAACCTGGCCCTGCTGTACCCTCGAGCCACCCTTCTCTTCCAGCTCAGCATGAGCTTGGATGTGGCCAGCCATTGGCTGCACCTCCACAG TTCTGTGGTCCGAGGCAGCGAGAGTCACAAGATGATCGACCTGTCTGGGAATCCGGTGCTTCGGATCTACTACACCTCCAGA CCTGCACTGTTCGTCCTGTGTGCTGGAAACGAGCTCTTCTACTGCCTTCTCTATCTGTTCAACTTCTCCGAGGGGCCGTTAG TTGGTTCAGTGGGTCTCTTCCGAATGGGCCTCTGGATCACCGCCCCCATTGCCATGCTCAAGTCCATCATCAGTGTCATCCACCTGATCACAGCTGCCCGCAACATGGCTGCCCTGGACGCGGCAGACCGTGCCAAGAAGAAGTGA
- the LOC143667275 gene encoding putative protein T-ENOL isoform X1 translates to MLGKCAPLLPPLVLEPLIHLHSNGVAEPPPTPRGMASTPTRNEEKKGSRLFPAASSVGGGPKVSLSRSEEFLARISKELTDEALFIAGYHLNPAPTKEKQTQDQGTQISKHVFVAKTRGTDTRSDRNRTRTKAHLLPSPREKGELWTSHPVRAFSAQGVVFPSFSSGT, encoded by the exons ATGCTGGGAAAATGTGCCCCCCTCCTACCACCCTTGGTTCTAGAACCCCTCATACATCTCCATAGCAACGGGGTTGCGGAACCTCCGCCCACACCAAG GGGGATGGCATCTACTCCTACCAGGAATGAGGAGAAAAAGGGCAGCCGGCTGTTCCCGGCTGCATCCTCAGTGGGTGGAGGCCCG AAGGTTTCCTTGTCCCGTTCTGAGGAATTCCTGGCCCGGATCAGCAAAGAACTCACCGATGAGGCCTTGTTTATCGCCGGCTACCACCTGAACCCTGCACCCACCAAGGAAAAGCAGACCCAAGATCAAGGGACTCAGATATCCAAACACG TGTTCGTCGCCAAGACCCGAGGTACAGATACCCG CTCTGACAGAAACCGTACTCGCACCAAGGCACACCTCCTGCCATCCCCTCGTGAGAAG GGTGAGCTCTGGACAAGTCATCCTGTGAGGGCATTCTCTGCCCAGGGAGTAGTTTTCCCCTCCTTCTCAAGTGGCACTTGA
- the LOC143667275 gene encoding putative protein T-ENOL isoform X2, whose product MLGKCAPLLPPLVLEPLIHLHSNGVAEPPPTPRGMASTPTRNEEKKGSRLFPAASSVGGGPKVSLSRSEEFLARISKELTDEALFIAGYHLNPAPTKEKQTQDQGTQISKHVFVAKTRGTDTRSDRNRTRTKAHLLPSPREKKEHGNLGSWNSGTL is encoded by the exons ATGCTGGGAAAATGTGCCCCCCTCCTACCACCCTTGGTTCTAGAACCCCTCATACATCTCCATAGCAACGGGGTTGCGGAACCTCCGCCCACACCAAG GGGGATGGCATCTACTCCTACCAGGAATGAGGAGAAAAAGGGCAGCCGGCTGTTCCCGGCTGCATCCTCAGTGGGTGGAGGCCCG AAGGTTTCCTTGTCCCGTTCTGAGGAATTCCTGGCCCGGATCAGCAAAGAACTCACCGATGAGGCCTTGTTTATCGCCGGCTACCACCTGAACCCTGCACCCACCAAGGAAAAGCAGACCCAAGATCAAGGGACTCAGATATCCAAACACG TGTTCGTCGCCAAGACCCGAGGTACAGATACCCG CTCTGACAGAAACCGTACTCGCACCAAGGCACACCTCCTGCCATCCCCTCGTGAGAAG AAAGAACATGGAAACCTAGGATCCTGGAATTCTGGGACATTGTAG
- the LOC143667275 gene encoding putative protein T-ENOL isoform X3: MASTPTRNEEKKGSRLFPAASSVGGGPKVSLSRSEEFLARISKELTDEALFIAGYHLNPAPTKEKQTQDQGTQISKHVFVAKTRGTDTRSDRNRTRTKAHLLPSPREKGELWTSHPVRAFSAQGVVFPSFSSGT; the protein is encoded by the exons ATGGCATCTACTCCTACCAGGAATGAGGAGAAAAAGGGCAGCCGGCTGTTCCCGGCTGCATCCTCAGTGGGTGGAGGCCCG AAGGTTTCCTTGTCCCGTTCTGAGGAATTCCTGGCCCGGATCAGCAAAGAACTCACCGATGAGGCCTTGTTTATCGCCGGCTACCACCTGAACCCTGCACCCACCAAGGAAAAGCAGACCCAAGATCAAGGGACTCAGATATCCAAACACG TGTTCGTCGCCAAGACCCGAGGTACAGATACCCG CTCTGACAGAAACCGTACTCGCACCAAGGCACACCTCCTGCCATCCCCTCGTGAGAAG GGTGAGCTCTGGACAAGTCATCCTGTGAGGGCATTCTCTGCCCAGGGAGTAGTTTTCCCCTCCTTCTCAAGTGGCACTTGA